A window of Sebastes umbrosus isolate fSebUmb1 chromosome 6, fSebUmb1.pri, whole genome shotgun sequence genomic DNA:
gctcgctctacatagacatgaaggagcatcgctcaacacagtgaggagacacacgtcagctaaaagcaccatatcactctatatttcagctgcttggcagtaatgttagctgaccagaccaaggtctctccatgaatcaatgctgatcctagtgttggcttttcccgcctcagcctcccgaccgcggccggagggaacgggggagacgccggagttttggtgggagacgataacgtttctctctgcggagccccgtcacttcacaagacacgggaaacctctgttggtctggaggagctgcagcagttatttctgcacaaacgtccactgaacattcactagatattctcagagctaaactaactcttctgcagtgtggagtgagcagcatgcacgtgagaggtggagagagagagagagaaggagcgtggtgtgtgagtgaaggcagcagaggagcagaggagcagaggagcagagactccggtcctggagtccaaagctacagtctcctccgcgtcctccgaccgcggccaacactgtttaacagcttcaccagatacaaccaagaggttttggtgcttcactggagtttgtgttggagtctgagtctgaacagcggagacacacgagagaccgtgagacaccgaccagcaatgatttatacctggtcggtccctttaaataaagttcTGAATGTGCATCACATATCACGGATACAGTTTACAGGCGTGATGTGACAGAACGCCGACCAGTACTCCACTGGATTCAACCAGCAGGATACTGGGAGTGAAAACCTTCCTCTGCTCTGTATAAACTGTGTTTACTGTGATACTTGGCGACTGACGCCGTGCACAGTGTGCACACACCCACTCACAGTGATCATGTAGTCCTGCATCAGCAGCAGGGCGGGGTTACCGTCTCCTCCGTCAGCGGCTGAAGACAGACTACGACGAGAGTCCTGCAGCGAGACGGACGAACTGTCGCTGTACGTCTCGCTGTAGTAGAGCTCAAAGGCATCCTGGGAACAGCCGTCACtgagagacaggaggacagagagggacaTCATGGACACTAGgactgggacgattcacctatctacTGATCAATGCTATCACCATACCTGGGTACCTGGAGGCCGATTAGAGACATActgtgattgttgttaacttgttgacctctagaccatgaagggaaccAGATGAATTAgacacttctagagactttgACTTTgtgaaatctctaaatgaatccagtaaaatgtttgatcttcagcatgtatgtagtcagagatgtcctgaagtcaaatagatcaggatcattgtcaggaattattgattacatttattatccagcaacccagaaatcaaagaataaagacatttccctcacagattagtgggattttatttttaatttataagggacatgtaatgttttatacttctggtgaatataatccatcagtctgatttccatagatgtatttagtatctacagttccctttgttaacaccttattttgaaaagcggacgtagtcccacgtgtctacttcctgtaacttctccaaggtggtctctagctctcccgtcagctctgttctctttatccatccatggtcagctccatcggggccgtttcaatgcagagaacataaatgtcagtatctgggtgctctacagtcgtagcgtcggcccatttgaccacggagacgagagcgacggccggctccaccgccacgttaccgccataccataacgttaccgccataccataacgttacctccataccataacgttacctccataccataacgttacctccataccataacgttacctccataccataacgttacctccataccataacgttacctccataccataacattacctccataccataacgttacctccataccataacgttacctccataccataacattaccgccataccataacgttacctccataccataacattacctccataccataacgttacctccataccataacattaccgccataccataacgttaccgccataccataacgttaccgccataccataacgttacctccataccataacgttatttccataccataacgttacctccataccataacgttacctccataccataacgttacctccataccataacgttacctccataccataacgttacctccataccataacgttacctccgtaccataacgttaccaccataccataacgttacttccataccataacgttaccaccataccataacgttacctccataccataacgttacctccataccataacgttaactccataccataacgttacctccataccataacgttacctccataccataacgttacctccataccataacgttacctccataccataacgttacttccataccataacgttacctccataccataacgttacctctgtaccataacgttaccaccataccataacgttacttccataccataacgttaccaccataccataacgttacctccataccataacgttacctccataccataacgttaactccataccataacgttacctccataccataacgttacctccataccataacgttacctccataccataacgttacctccataccataacgttacttccataccataacgttacctccataccataacgttacctctgtaccataacgttaccaccataccataacgttacttccataccataacgttaccaccataccataacgttacctccataccataacgttacctccataccataacgttacctccataccataacgtttcctgtccgtgacagagttagcatgcagctttagctctgctctgtctagctctgcttttcctgtcaatgtgtgaaacccaaagtgtttccatcctttactggatgtgtagtgtttaccacgctggatttaacatgggagggtgcaggtcgtatccacgacgaccctccaacggtttaggctctctgaggtttgtttcggttgacggatacggaacagatatgacgtcacgttactcagactaccacaataaaagcggtaacttccttctacctcctccATAGTGGACTCTGTGTTTATCTGGAGACGTTCCAGCTTCAGTCAGAACCAGATGTTCATACTCACtatgagctgcagcagctgaacTCTGGATCATAACCGTACGACACGTCGCTCAGACAGCTGTCAcctggacagagacagacagagagacagacagagagacagagacagacagagacacagacagagagacagacagacagagagacagacagagagacagagacagacagagacaggcagagacacagacagagagacagacagacagagagacagacagagacagaaacagacagagacagacagagagacagacagagagacagagacggacagagagacagagacagacagagacagacagagacacagacagagagacagacagacagagagacagacagagagacagagatggacagagacagacagagagacagagagacagagacagacagagacaggcagagacacagacagagagacagacagacagagagacagacagagacagaaacagacagagacagacagagagacagacagagagacagagacggacagagagacagagacagacagagagacagacagagagacagagatggacagagacagacagagagacagagagacagagacagacagagacaggcagagacacagacagagagacagacagacagagagacagacagagacagaaacagacagagacagacagagagacagacagagagacagagacggacagagagacagagacagacagagacagacagagacacagacagagagacagacagacagagagacagacagagagacagagatggacagagacagacagagagacagagagacagagacagacagagacacacacagagacagacagacagagacagacagacagacagagaccatTAGGTGCAGTCTACTCTTTCTAAGTCTAGAGCCTCGTCAGTGTCTGGACGTAGTTTTGATGATCACTAGATGGACTGCAGGTCTCCTCCCAGTCTGACCAGTGAACATGTTCCAGTTaatctgatagaactgatgatTTTCTGGAGCTTTGACATGTCAGTGGTGGGAAAAAGGACAGCGGTGTATCGTGACTTGCTGACGTGTGTTCAGGACACTAACCAGTAAATCAGTAGTATGTGATGTGTGTTCCTCCGCTGACAGGATGTGTTGACCTGAACAGGCTTCAGCATCATCAACAGTAGCTGGAACTTAATATTCAACCTGATAAAGTTTCATCAGTGTGAAGCAACAACACTCCTGTGAATGTTTCAGATTTAGAACATGAAAATGAAGAAACAAGAGCTGCTTTTAACGTCCCTACAGACAATCCTCCTCTTTGCTCTACTGCCTTCAGGACGGGTCACTCACTCCTCTCCAGCCAGTAGCGGTCCGGCACGGCGTGATGGAAGCCGGCTCGGTCCACACACTCAATGGTCTGATGGCCGTAAATGATCTGGAACATCTGACAGATCAGAGAGCAGTACTCCTCTGCAgcatcctgcacacacacacacacacacacacacacacacacacacacacgcacgcacacacacacacacacacacacacacacacgcacacacacacacacacacacacacacacacacacacacacacactgagttaGTCATCACATCAACAATATTTATGAGATCTTGTTAACTCTTAATTCACTTCTGCTGAACGAGTTCTAGCATCTCATTAACTACTGACGCCTCTCAGAGCCGCTCGCCGTCTGATACCGACACACTGAGgtccctttagcgtctgtaggAGACGCACCAGCTTTCAGCTTCCAGCTTCCAGTGAACTCACATCAGCATCATTACTAGACGGTCAGAGGAAGTGACGGAGTATAAACAGCaggaaagggaggaggtcggaggGGATgaatgagtcaaacaaacacaggagacTCAGGAGAACGCTGTTCGTTGACTACACctgtatataaactgggaaaacaaagttctgaaacttgtgtttggtggattatttctctgttggtccaatgctaatggtcattgtgttctacatggttggaaagcctgtttattcaccttcacaatgatgtcacacttgtaaggatcatgcatttgtgggatgagcagcacagctgattatgtggggagcgcccaagaaaaatttgccaaaatgctctgccaaagGAACATCTGTACTCAGTATGGACTAGAAGTACCCAAATCCCAATGAGATGTACCACCCAAGGTGGTTGAGAGCAACAGGGCTAAGGTCCTGTTGGACTTCAGATTCCAGACTGACCAGCAACTGCTGGCTAACCAACCGGACATCGTGGTGGTTGACCAACACCAGAAGAAGGCAGTGGTGAGAGATGTGGCGATACCAGCTGACAGCAACATCAGGAAGAAGGAACATGAACAGGTTGAGAAGTATTAAGGGTTGAAAGAACAGCTGGAACACATGTGGAAGGTCAAAGCCGACGTGGTCCCCGTGGTAGTAGGAGCACTCGGGGCTGTGACCCCCAAACTGGGAGAGTGGCTCCAGCAGAGTCCAGGAACCACGTCTGGATCCTCAGTCCAGATGAGAGCAGTCTTAGGAACAGCGAAGATACTGAACCCTCAGACTCCCAAGCCTCTGGTGAAGGACCGAGCTGGAGGAAGACACAGATACCAGATACCTCCCCACGAGGGTGAGGGGGAGATTCCTTCTTTtatttagtatatatatatataggatggAGTATGAGGTGACCCACCCTGTTCTCCACAGCCAGGATGACCAggttgtatatagtatatataggaTGGAGTACCAGGTGACCCACCCTGTTCTCCACAGCCAGGATGACCAGGTTGCAGTAGGCGTCGGGACACGGCGTGGGCTCCAGCGGGTTGTGGTTCCTCCTCTCCCAGCTGCCGTAGCTCTTCCCTCGTTCCCAGCTTCCTGTGCAGGCTTGCCGCCGCTCCCAGCTACCCCCTCCaccacttcctcctcccctcctctcccagctcccacctcctccaccacctcccccCCCATGCCTCTTCTCCCAGCTGCCTCCCccagcacctcctcctcctcccacccccCAGCTCCCGCTCATGGGTCTGGCTCTGCGGTTCTCCCAGCTCCCTCCTGTCTTACGTGTTTGTTGCCTCCTCTCCCAGCTCCCTCccactctcttcctctctagactccctcctcctcctctctctcctcctactcctcctcctcctctctctcctcctcctcctctctctcctcctcctctctccccccctcctcctcctcctcctctctccatgttCTGGTTCTTGTCGTGGTTACTCCTGGACAGTGACGGCCTCCAGTCCACTCCACAGATGGTGTGTCGTCGCTCCATCGTGCCCCCTGCGGGCCGAGGGTCGGCGTTGCAGCTCATGGTTTGGCGTCGGCCGTCTACGCCCGTCGTCTTTTTCCTGTCCAGGCTGTCGTCCCCGGCGACCACCGTGTCCACGTTCAGACCTGTGGGATGATGAGGGTGTAAAGATGAAGAAGAGATGCTTCCTAGTTTCATtcacacaaaaccacaaacaaacagaatgaaagctgcgagcagcgctGAGCGAACGGGCCCGCGCCCCTTTGTGCCCGTCTGGTGGGACGCCGTGCTTCTCCGTGACCGTCTGACGCTGTG
This region includes:
- the ccm2l gene encoding cerebral cavernous malformations 2 protein-like isoform X2, with the protein product MDYEPKKSKKGFVSPIKRLVWSKSGRRPVDRGSVYRRPLHTVPLYPPDYLIHPERLIFDYIEKEVKFLGHLTWVSVSLNPSSRDELLQLLDTARQLKVLPLKTSVDQDCILSLSARCLLLTWRDNEKLLVRIPTHEIAAASYLRDDALHLLVLKTGLNVDTVVAGDDSLDRKKTTGVDGRRQTMSCNADPRPAGGTMERRHTICGVDWRPSLSRSNHDKNQNMERGGGGGGGERGGGERGGGGERGGGGVGGERGGGGSLERKRVGGSWERRQQTRKTGGSWENRRARPMSGSWGVGGGGGAGGGSWEKRHGGGGGGGGGSWERRGGGSGGGGSWERRQACTGSWERGKSYGSWERRNHNPLEPTPCPDAYCNLVILAVENRDAAEEYCSLICQMFQIIYGHQTIECVDRAGFHHAVPDRYWLERSDSCLSDVSYGYDPEFSCCSSYDGCSQDAFELYYSETYSDSSSVSLQDSRRSLSSAADGGDGNPALLLMQDYMITLRNKLSPVELQHFAVLLREYRLGSNIHSFCSELLQLYGDERKFLLMGMRPFVPDKDVGVFESFLESIGIREGGILTDSFGRIKRSMSSTSATAMRGYDNGSLASGSQEFNQRITDITHDIQALGFQDTHGDIEEEDYYL
- the ccm2l gene encoding cerebral cavernous malformations 2 protein-like isoform X1, yielding MDYEPKKSKKGFVSPIKRLVWSKSGRRPVDRGSVYRRPLHTVPLYPPDYLIHPERLIFDYIEKEVKFLGHLTWVSVSLNPSSRDELLQLLDTARQLKVLPLKTSVDQDCILSLSARCLLLTWRDNEKLLVRIPTHEIAAASYLRDDALHLLVLKTGLNVDTVVAGDDSLDRKKTTGVDGRRQTMSCNADPRPAGGTMERRHTICGVDWRPSLSRSNHDKNQNMERGGGGGGGERGGGERGGGGERGGGGVGGERGGGGSLERKRVGGSWERRQQTRKTGGSWENRRARPMSGSWGVGGGGGAGGGSWEKRHGGGGGGGGGSWERRGGGSGGGGSWERRQACTGSWERGKSYGSWERRNHNPLEPTPCPDAYCNLVILAVENRDAAEEYCSLICQMFQIIYGHQTIECVDRAGFHHAVPDRYWLERSDSCLSDVSYGYDPEFSCCSSYDGCSQDAFELYYSETYSDSSSVSLQDSRRSLSSAADGGDGNPALLLMQDYMITLRNKLSPVELQHFAVLLREYRLGSNIHSFCSELLQLYGDERKFLLMGMRPFVPDKDVGVFESFLESIGIREGGILTDSFGRIKRSMSSTSATAMRGRYDNGSLASGSQEFNQRITDITHDIQALGFQDTHGDIEEEDYYL